One segment of Oscillospiraceae bacterium MB08-C2-2 DNA contains the following:
- a CDS encoding YdeI/OmpD-associated family protein, protein MSEILVFSNRAAFREWLHKNGTSSEGVWLLFGKKGGPTTLTATEALEEALCYGWIDGQMQSLDSTKYKKYFACRMANSKWSDKNKALAMKLEEQGVMTDYGREKIAEAKKNGQWNAPKSPVISDEQIAALSDLLKEHEPAYTNFQAMSPSVKKTYTRAYFDAKTDAGRDSRLSWMIERLNKNLKPM, encoded by the coding sequence ATGAGCGAGATTTTAGTTTTTTCCAACAGGGCAGCGTTTCGTGAATGGTTACACAAAAACGGAACAAGCAGTGAAGGTGTATGGTTGCTTTTCGGCAAAAAGGGCGGGCCAACCACGCTTACTGCTACTGAGGCATTGGAAGAAGCCTTGTGCTACGGCTGGATCGACGGACAAATGCAAAGCCTTGACAGCACAAAATACAAAAAATATTTTGCGTGTCGTATGGCAAATAGTAAATGGTCGGATAAGAATAAGGCGTTAGCTATGAAACTTGAGGAGCAAGGGGTAATGACCGATTATGGCAGAGAGAAAATAGCGGAGGCCAAGAAAAATGGTCAGTGGAATGCTCCTAAATCTCCAGTGATTTCAGATGAACAGATAGCAGCTTTATCTGATTTGCTAAAAGAACATGAACCGGCCTATACGAATTTTCAGGCTATGTCCCCATCTGTAAAAAAGACTTATACACGGGCATATTTTGATGCAAAAACAGATGCCGGACGGGATAGCCGCTTGTCATGGATGATTGAGCGCCTCAATAAAAATCTAAAACCCATGTAA
- a CDS encoding DUF3991 and toprim domain-containing protein: protein MSGYIYFTDEQKERANSVDLVDFLQRQGEKLLPSGRDKRLAKDHSITVRGNRWYDHASEEGSYAIDLVKRLYNLSFPEAVSLLLGGEQGVEYRQHSKSSEPEQRKPFVLPPAHTDMRRVFAYLIKQRCISREVLSEFAREKLLFEDAEYHNVVFVGFDEKGIVRHAHKKSTATGSSFRINVEGSHPAYSFHYISKNPYPHNLFVFEAPIDLLSYISLHPQNWKNASYVALNGVSEQPVLKLLELYPQLQRVTLCLDNDEAGHKAASRIHKTLKEQGFEDVVYGVSAHKDWNEDLKASCSQKHIISAMVMR from the coding sequence GTGTCAGGCTATATTTATTTTACAGACGAACAAAAGGAACGAGCCAACTCCGTGGACTTGGTGGATTTCCTCCAGCGGCAGGGAGAGAAGCTCCTGCCCTCCGGCAGAGATAAGCGGCTGGCAAAAGATCACAGCATTACGGTGCGGGGCAACCGCTGGTACGATCACGCTTCTGAGGAGGGCAGCTATGCCATCGACCTTGTGAAACGGCTCTACAATCTGTCTTTCCCGGAGGCGGTCAGCCTGCTGCTGGGCGGTGAGCAGGGCGTGGAATACCGGCAGCACAGTAAAAGCAGCGAACCGGAGCAGCGAAAGCCTTTTGTTTTGCCGCCAGCTCATACGGATATGCGCCGGGTGTTTGCCTACCTCATCAAGCAGCGTTGTATCAGCCGGGAGGTACTGTCCGAGTTTGCCAGAGAAAAGCTGCTGTTTGAGGATGCCGAATACCACAATGTTGTATTTGTGGGCTTTGATGAAAAAGGCATTGTACGTCATGCCCATAAGAAAAGCACAGCAACCGGCAGCAGCTTCCGCATCAATGTGGAGGGCAGCCATCCGGCTTACAGCTTTCATTACATCTCGAAAAATCCTTATCCCCATAACCTGTTTGTATTTGAAGCGCCCATCGATCTGCTGTCGTACATCAGCCTACATCCGCAGAACTGGAAAAACGCCAGCTATGTGGCGCTAAACGGTGTGTCGGAGCAACCTGTGCTGAAGCTGTTGGAGCTGTATCCGCAGCTTCAAAGAGTAACACTCTGTCTTGATAATGATGAAGCCGGACATAAGGCAGCCAGCCGCATTCATAAAACTTTAAAGGAGCAGGGATTTGAAGATGTGGTGTACGGTGTTTCGGCACACAAGGATTGGAATGAGGATCTGAAAGCATCATGCTCGCAGAAGCATATAATATCAGCTATGGTGATGCGATGA
- the mobP3 gene encoding MobP3 family relaxase produces MPKIIFTSQYMRDVPPAQLENYVKYIGTREGVEKIDVSKLLLPATVKQQQLINQLIRDIPSAKDMLEYADYCESPAIGNATEFISLALEQNLNLIGKRENYVDYIAGRPRVERIGEHGLFTDAGVPVVLAQVQEDVCKHKGAVWTHVISLRREDAARLGYDSGKQWQDLLRSKKAMLCKHMKIDSENLCWYAAFHNESHHPHVHLMVYSAKDNDGFLTEPAIEAMRSELAHDIFRQDFAHIYEHQNEARSQLKQGAAEVMAELLSQVQDRVCKNKAIEADLLLLARRLQNTGGKKVYGYLKADVKAIIDRIVDELAKEERIDKLYRAWNDWQNEILKTYMNKLPPLPPLSQQKQFKSIKNMVIADALKLGGHHVSFEDEDAPEPELPEPTYGEQEETFMEPADIVFRAEWSKQYKLARKYLYGSEDVPQDFDKAYSLFLLEAESGNALAMHDLGRMFADGLGREIDLQAAHEWYEKALSAFLSADTEKPKPYLEYRIGKMYAAGLGTDQDYGQAASWFQEAVEKNHKYAQYSLGCLYYRGQGVPQDYAQALWLYTLSADQGNPYADYELAKMYRDGVGAPVDAPTSNEHFKAAFIGFYRLEKDSHDDKLQYRLGQMLYTGTGADKDVQAAVSYLEKSAQLGNVNAQYLLGKVCLETSIGNPAQAVAWMTKAADAGNAGAQYALGKLYRDGNHVEKDIQKAVAMFTAAAEQKNEYAAYQLGKLYLAGMDIPKNVTEAVKWFTLSSNLGNTYAQYALAKLYLTGDGVPKNVGAAIRLFTLSAEKKNEFAAYQLGKLYLQGEDVPRNVETAIRWLTDSAEQGNQFAQYALGKLYFYDDEVPRDKEKSLYWLGMSAAQGNIYAQYLIDNIGSYRNPSVLLATTRLMHRLENLFREDYRRTAGIAAGQIDRKRRRKLQEKKQAQGHKRDDHAPQIHL; encoded by the coding sequence ATGCCTAAAATTATCTTCACCTCGCAATATATGCGGGATGTCCCGCCAGCCCAGCTTGAAAACTATGTGAAGTACATCGGAACCCGTGAGGGTGTGGAAAAGATTGACGTGAGCAAGCTGTTGCTACCGGCTACGGTCAAACAGCAGCAGCTCATCAATCAGCTCATCCGTGACATTCCTTCTGCCAAGGATATGCTGGAGTATGCCGATTACTGCGAAAGCCCCGCCATCGGCAACGCTACTGAATTTATCTCCCTTGCCTTGGAACAGAACCTGAACCTCATTGGCAAGCGTGAAAATTATGTGGATTATATCGCAGGCCGTCCCCGTGTGGAGCGGATTGGTGAGCATGGTCTGTTCACCGATGCAGGCGTTCCGGTGGTGCTGGCTCAGGTGCAGGAGGATGTGTGCAAGCACAAGGGTGCTGTCTGGACTCATGTCATCAGCCTGCGCCGGGAGGATGCCGCAAGGCTCGGATACGACAGCGGAAAGCAGTGGCAGGATTTGCTCCGCAGCAAAAAAGCAATGCTCTGCAAGCATATGAAAATCGACAGCGAGAATCTGTGCTGGTACGCTGCCTTTCACAATGAAAGCCATCATCCCCATGTGCATCTCATGGTTTACTCTGCCAAAGACAATGACGGATTCCTTACCGAGCCTGCCATTGAAGCCATGCGCTCGGAGCTGGCGCATGATATTTTCCGTCAGGACTTCGCTCACATTTATGAGCATCAAAACGAAGCCCGCAGCCAGCTTAAGCAGGGTGCTGCCGAGGTGATGGCAGAGCTGCTTTCACAGGTGCAGGATCGTGTCTGTAAAAACAAAGCTATTGAAGCAGATCTGCTACTGTTGGCTCGGCGGCTTCAAAATACCGGCGGCAAAAAGGTCTATGGTTACCTCAAGGCAGATGTGAAAGCCATCATCGACCGCATTGTGGATGAGCTTGCCAAGGAGGAACGGATTGATAAGCTGTACCGGGCATGGAACGACTGGCAGAATGAAATCCTCAAGACTTACATGAATAAGCTGCCGCCCCTTCCTCCGCTCTCTCAGCAGAAACAATTTAAAAGTATCAAAAATATGGTGATCGCCGACGCGTTAAAGCTGGGTGGTCACCATGTTTCATTTGAGGATGAAGATGCACCGGAACCGGAGCTGCCGGAGCCTACGTATGGTGAGCAGGAGGAAACCTTCATGGAGCCTGCCGATATCGTCTTTCGTGCCGAGTGGAGCAAGCAATACAAACTGGCGAGAAAATATCTCTACGGCAGCGAGGATGTGCCGCAGGACTTTGACAAGGCATACAGCTTGTTCCTGCTGGAAGCAGAATCCGGCAATGCCCTTGCTATGCACGACCTCGGCAGAATGTTCGCCGATGGCTTGGGTCGTGAAATTGATTTACAGGCCGCACACGAATGGTATGAAAAAGCGCTGTCCGCCTTTTTATCCGCAGATACAGAAAAGCCCAAGCCCTATTTGGAATACCGAATTGGAAAAATGTATGCCGCCGGTCTCGGAACTGATCAGGACTATGGGCAGGCAGCTTCATGGTTTCAGGAGGCGGTGGAAAAAAATCACAAGTACGCCCAATACTCCCTCGGCTGTTTGTATTACCGTGGTCAGGGTGTTCCGCAGGATTATGCACAAGCGCTCTGGCTCTATACGCTGTCTGCCGATCAGGGAAACCCCTATGCGGATTATGAGCTTGCCAAAATGTATCGTGATGGTGTTGGCGCACCGGTGGATGCCCCTACTTCCAATGAGCATTTCAAGGCTGCCTTTATCGGATTTTATCGTCTGGAAAAGGACAGTCATGATGACAAGCTGCAATATCGCCTCGGTCAGATGCTCTATACAGGAACCGGTGCGGATAAGGATGTGCAGGCTGCGGTTTCCTATCTGGAGAAATCGGCACAGCTTGGAAATGTGAATGCCCAATATTTGCTGGGCAAGGTGTGTCTGGAAACCAGTATAGGAAACCCTGCGCAGGCGGTGGCTTGGATGACCAAAGCAGCGGATGCTGGAAACGCCGGAGCGCAGTATGCTCTCGGTAAGCTGTACCGGGATGGCAATCATGTGGAGAAAGACATTCAAAAGGCCGTGGCCATGTTCACTGCCGCCGCAGAACAGAAAAACGAGTACGCCGCCTATCAGCTTGGCAAACTCTATCTCGCCGGTATGGATATCCCGAAGAATGTTACGGAAGCGGTCAAGTGGTTCACTCTCTCCTCTAACCTTGGCAATACTTACGCCCAATATGCCTTGGCGAAACTGTATCTTACCGGTGATGGCGTTCCCAAGAATGTCGGTGCGGCAATCCGACTGTTCACCTTATCAGCAGAGAAGAAAAATGAGTTTGCGGCTTACCAGCTCGGTAAGCTCTATCTCCAAGGGGAAGATGTCCCAAGGAATGTGGAAACCGCTATCCGATGGCTGACAGATTCTGCCGAACAGGGAAATCAGTTTGCTCAGTATGCTCTTGGTAAGCTGTATTTTTATGACGATGAGGTTCCCCGTGACAAGGAAAAGAGTCTTTACTGGCTGGGGATGTCTGCGGCGCAGGGCAATATTTACGCACAGTACCTGATTGACAACATAGGCAGTTATCGCAATCCCTCGGTGTTGTTGGCTACCACCCGGCTCATGCACCGGCTGGAAAATCTGTTCCGGGAGGATTATCGCAGAACCGCAGGAATCGCTGCCGGTCAAATCGACCGCAAGCGCAGACGGAAGCTACAGGAGAAAAAGCAGGCGCAGGGTCACAAGCGGGATGACCATGCGCCACAAATTCATCTATGA